A region of Ictidomys tridecemlineatus isolate mIctTri1 chromosome 4, mIctTri1.hap1, whole genome shotgun sequence DNA encodes the following proteins:
- the Apoa4 gene encoding apolipoprotein A-IV: MFLKAVVLSLALVAITSAQAEVNADQVATVMWDYFSQLSNNAKEAVEQLQKSEVTQQLNTLFQDKLGDMNTYASDLQNKLVPFAAELHERLTKDSEKMKEKIRKELEDLRARLLPHANEVSQKIGDNVRELQQRLGPVAQELHTQVNAQTQQLRQQLTPYVQRLETMLRENVGNLPASLMPYADELKTKINSNVEELKGRLTPYADELKVKIDQNVEELRRSLAPYAQDVQEKLNHQLEGLAFQMKKNAEELKAKIAANAEDLRQKLTPVAEDVQSKLKGNTEGLQKSLAELSGRLDRQVEEFRRSMEPYGEDFNRALVQQMEQLRQKLGPYAGDVEGHLSFLEKDLRDKVSSFFSTFKKESQDKPLALPLPEQQPELEQNQPTPVEG, from the exons ATGTTCCTGAAGGCTGTGGTGCTGAGCCTGGCCCTGGTGGCCATCACCA GTGCCCAGGCTGAGGTCAATGCTGACCAGGTGGCCACTGTGATGTGGGACTACTTCAGTCAGCTGAGCAATAATGCCAAGGAGGCCGTGGAACAGCTCCAAAAGTCAGAAGTCACCCAGCAGCTCAA CACCCTCTTCCAGGACAAACTTGGGGACATGAACACATACGCAAGTGACCTGCAGAATAAGCTGGTGCCCTTTGCCGCGGAGCTTCATGAACGCCTGACCAAGGACTCAGAGAAGATGAAGGAGAAGATTCGAAAGGAGTTGGAGGATCTGCGTGCCCGCCTGCTGCCCCACGCCAATGAGGTGAGCCAGAAGATCGGAGACAACGTGCGTGAGCTGCAGCAGCGCCTGGGGCCCGTCGCGCAGGAGCTGCACACCCAAGTCAACGCCCAGACCCAGCAGCTGCGCCAACAGCTGACTCCCTATGTGCAGCGCTTGGAGACCATGCTGCGCGAGAATGTGGGCAACCTGCCGGCTTCCCTGATGCCCTATGCCGATGAGCTGAAGACCAAGATCAACAGCAATGTGGAGGAGCTCAAGGGGCGCCTCACACCCTACGCGGATGAGCTCAAGGTCAAGATCGACCAGAATGTGGAGGAGCTGCGCCGCAGCCTGGCCCCCTATGCACAGGATGTCCAGGAGAAGCTCAACCACCAGCTAGAGGGCCTGGCCTTTCAGATGAAGAAGAATGCTGAGGAGCTCAAGGCCAAGATTGCTGCCAATGCTGAAGACCTGCGGCAGAAGTTGACGCCTGTGGCGGAGGACGTGCAAAGCAAGCTGAAGGGCAACACTGAGGGGCTGCAGAAGTCCCTGGCAGAGCTGAGCGGCCGCCTGGACCGACAGGTGGAGGAGTTCCGGCGCAGCATGGAACCCTACGGAGAGGACTTCAACCGAGCTTTGGTGCAGCAGATGGAGCAGCTCAGGCAGAAGCTGGGTCCCTATGCGGGGGACGTGGAAGGCCACTTGAGCTTCTTGGAGAAGGACTTGAGGGACAAGGTCAGTTCCTTCTTCAGCACCTTCAAGAAGGAGAGCCAGGACAAGCCCCTGGCCCTCCCCCTCCCGGAGCAGCAGCCAGAGCTGGAGCAGAATCAGCCCACCCCGGTGGAGGGCTGA